The following are from one region of the Stigmatella ashevillena genome:
- a CDS encoding nucleotide sugar dehydrogenase, with amino-acid sequence MRLMKSPLVDMIHKREAKVGVVGLGYVGLPLGMAFAEAGFPVTGLDIDKRKIDKIGKGESYIKHISSEPLKKLTGEGKLQATSDFAKAKDMDCIVICVPTPLTASREPDMSFIIQTGEALAPYVRPNQLFVLESTTYPGTTEEVLKPLLEKGGLKAGVDFHLAFSPEREDPGNKSFNTKTIPKIVGGFTPSCLEVAQALYASALKEIVPVSSTRVAELSKLLENIFRCVNIAMVNEMKMLCDRMNIDVWEVIQAASTKPFGFMPFFPGPGLGGHCIPIDPFYLTWKAREYEFHTKFIELAGEVNTQMPYYVVQRTMEALNKHKKTLNGAKVLCLGAAYKKDIDDMRESPSLRVISLLIEKGAEVSYHDPYVPKLEKGHGFHHEMKSVPLTSETYAEYDAVVILTDHSNIDYATVVQKSQCVVDTRNATKLVGPGREKVMKA; translated from the coding sequence ATGCGACTGATGAAGAGCCCGTTGGTGGACATGATTCACAAGCGGGAGGCGAAGGTGGGCGTGGTGGGGCTGGGCTACGTGGGGCTGCCGTTGGGCATGGCGTTCGCGGAGGCCGGTTTTCCGGTGACGGGTCTCGACATCGACAAGCGCAAGATCGACAAGATCGGCAAGGGCGAGAGCTACATCAAGCACATCTCCAGCGAGCCGCTCAAGAAGCTCACGGGAGAAGGCAAGCTCCAGGCGACGTCGGACTTCGCCAAGGCGAAGGACATGGACTGCATCGTCATCTGCGTGCCCACGCCGCTGACGGCCTCGCGTGAGCCGGACATGAGCTTCATCATCCAGACGGGTGAGGCGCTGGCCCCCTACGTGCGGCCCAACCAGCTGTTCGTGTTGGAGTCCACCACGTACCCGGGCACCACGGAGGAAGTGCTCAAGCCGCTGCTGGAGAAGGGCGGCCTGAAGGCGGGCGTGGACTTCCACCTGGCCTTCAGCCCCGAGCGTGAGGATCCGGGCAACAAGAGCTTCAACACGAAGACCATTCCGAAGATCGTCGGCGGCTTCACGCCCTCGTGCCTCGAGGTGGCCCAGGCCCTCTACGCCAGCGCGCTCAAGGAAATCGTTCCGGTGTCCTCCACGCGCGTGGCGGAGCTCTCCAAGCTGCTGGAGAACATCTTCCGGTGCGTGAACATCGCCATGGTCAACGAGATGAAGATGCTCTGCGACCGGATGAACATCGATGTGTGGGAGGTCATCCAGGCGGCCAGCACCAAGCCGTTCGGCTTCATGCCCTTCTTCCCGGGTCCGGGCCTCGGCGGCCACTGCATCCCGATCGATCCGTTCTACCTGACGTGGAAGGCGCGTGAGTACGAGTTCCACACCAAGTTCATCGAGCTGGCGGGCGAGGTGAACACGCAGATGCCCTACTACGTGGTGCAGCGCACCATGGAGGCGCTCAACAAGCACAAGAAGACGCTCAACGGCGCCAAGGTGCTCTGCCTGGGCGCGGCCTACAAGAAGGACATCGACGACATGCGCGAGAGCCCGAGCTTGCGCGTCATCTCGCTGCTCATCGAGAAGGGCGCCGAGGTCAGCTACCACGATCCGTATGTGCCGAAGCTGGAGAAGGGCCACGGCTTCCACCACGAGATGAAGTCCGTGCCGCTGACGTCCGAGACGTACGCGGAGTACGATGCGGTGGTCATCCTCACCGACCACTCCAACATCGACTACGCCACGGTGGTGCAGAAGTCCCAGTGCGTCGTCGACACGCGCAACGCCACGAAGCTGGTGGGCCCGGGGCGTGAGAAGGTCATGAAGGCTTAG
- a CDS encoding TldD/PmbA family protein has protein sequence MSRLRVLPLLVSSAVFLLAAAPPADPRLTLLDAMVAEMNRNQQQLKLQGHEPPYFMSYQLKDYDQQVITARYGALFVNDGYRDRRLSVDVRVGTYEFDSSVPEELDFAFTTKGTSYFARPEGPIDDSPVALRTSLWLLTDERYKSALFQFLKKKGEDVYTVEDPKRPPSLSREKPNTYVQAPVSFPFDRERWTRVARELSGRFNGRPEIFDSDVRITADKVVRLFVSTEGSRIVTEETLYGLHVSAMARAEDGQLLDNARTFYAPTEAGLPSEADLAKAADVVISELLALRQAPAIDPYTGPAILAPEASGVLFHETVGHRLEGNRQGDDREGKTFRGQEGKPVLPTFLSIHDDPTLRALGGDPLNGYYLFDEEGVKGQRVTLVEKGVLKNYLLSRQPVEGFLQSNGHGRSQGTRRPVARMANLLVESSKQVSDEELKRMLIAEAKRQGKPYGLIIRDITGGNTNTSSYGYQAFKGVPRMVYRVDVRDGKESLVRGVEIVGTPLSSVNRILASGKKAGLFNGFCGAESGMVPVSTVAPAVLLQELELQRSVEGKDRSPILPSPTSPASQEAKQ, from the coding sequence ATTTCCCGCTTGCGTGTCCTCCCCCTGCTGGTCTCCTCCGCCGTCTTTCTGCTGGCCGCCGCGCCACCGGCCGATCCGCGCCTGACGTTGCTCGACGCGATGGTGGCGGAGATGAACCGCAACCAGCAACAGCTCAAGCTCCAGGGGCATGAGCCCCCGTACTTCATGAGCTATCAACTCAAGGACTATGACCAGCAGGTCATCACCGCGCGCTATGGCGCCCTGTTCGTCAATGACGGGTACCGGGACCGCAGGCTGTCGGTGGACGTGCGGGTCGGCACGTACGAGTTCGACAGCTCGGTGCCCGAGGAGCTGGACTTCGCCTTCACCACCAAGGGCACCAGCTACTTCGCCCGCCCCGAAGGCCCCATCGACGACTCACCGGTAGCGTTGCGCACCTCGCTGTGGCTGTTGACGGACGAGCGCTACAAGTCGGCGCTCTTCCAGTTCCTCAAGAAGAAGGGCGAGGACGTCTACACGGTGGAGGACCCCAAGCGCCCGCCGTCTCTGTCCCGCGAGAAGCCGAACACCTACGTGCAGGCCCCGGTGTCCTTCCCGTTTGACCGAGAGCGCTGGACGCGCGTGGCGCGCGAGCTGTCCGGCCGGTTCAACGGCCGCCCGGAGATCTTCGACTCGGATGTGCGCATTACCGCCGACAAGGTGGTGCGCCTCTTCGTGTCCACGGAGGGCAGCCGCATCGTGACCGAGGAGACGCTGTATGGGCTGCACGTCTCGGCCATGGCGCGGGCCGAGGACGGACAACTGCTGGACAATGCACGCACCTTCTACGCGCCCACCGAGGCGGGTCTGCCCAGCGAGGCGGACCTGGCCAAGGCCGCGGACGTGGTCATCTCGGAGCTGCTGGCCCTGCGCCAGGCGCCCGCGATCGATCCCTACACGGGACCGGCCATCCTCGCGCCCGAAGCCTCGGGCGTCCTCTTCCATGAGACGGTGGGCCACCGGCTCGAGGGGAACCGGCAGGGGGATGACCGAGAGGGGAAGACCTTCCGGGGGCAGGAGGGCAAGCCGGTGCTGCCGACCTTCCTTTCCATTCATGACGATCCCACCCTGCGCGCGCTGGGAGGGGATCCGCTCAACGGCTACTACCTCTTCGATGAGGAGGGGGTGAAGGGGCAGCGGGTGACGCTCGTGGAGAAGGGCGTGCTGAAGAACTACCTGCTGTCACGCCAGCCGGTGGAGGGGTTCCTCCAGTCCAACGGCCATGGGCGCAGCCAGGGCACGCGTCGGCCGGTGGCGCGCATGGCCAACCTGCTCGTCGAGTCCTCGAAGCAAGTGAGTGATGAGGAGCTGAAGCGGATGCTCATCGCGGAGGCGAAGCGGCAGGGCAAGCCCTATGGGCTCATCATCCGCGACATCACCGGCGGGAACACCAACACCTCCAGCTATGGCTATCAGGCCTTCAAGGGCGTGCCGCGCATGGTGTACCGGGTGGATGTCCGGGATGGGAAGGAGTCGCTGGTGCGCGGGGTGGAGATCGTCGGAACCCCGCTCTCGTCGGTGAACCGCATTCTCGCCTCGGGCAAGAAGGCAGGGCTCTTCAACGGCTTCTGTGGGGCGGAGAGCGGCATGGTGCCCGTGTCCACCGTGGCGCCTGCGGTGTTGCTCCAGGAACTCGAACTGCAGCGCTCGGTGGAGGGCAAGGATCGCTCGCCCATCCTCCCCAGCCCCACGTCCCCGGCCTCTCAAGAGGCGAAGCAGTAA
- a CDS encoding tyrosinase family protein produces the protein MNFTRRDFLVTTATLAGASMLPFQSARAQTAKYIRYNVTSAKGKEMLKSYAKGIQAMLKLPASDPRNWFRNAFVHFMDCPHGNWWFYVWHRGYVGYVEETIRSLSGDPTFTFPYWDWTELPQIPDELFDSVLTPTDAAYAPYTKDIDTFTSFIQPSLEAYWKQLNPTQLKQMADRGYTRFELLWDGVIGKDPSTGSVNPGDAGFATNAKARYLTRDNSKLDLKTAHEVSWEVVGPGLLPTQFYNDDVTLSFTSSKTPSHVTMPGSTTQFSVLEGHPHNKVHNYIGGVGPWNPGPFGNMTNFLSPVDPIFFLHHSNMDRLWDVWTRKQQRLGLNILPKGKELEQLSNDPFLFFVRSDGTFVLDGKAGDYLSTERFGYTYEEPVTNPRVAQLAATKAEPSAKATLKKGVAALTLPAPVTKAADANAPARPVVATITVARPTDPSSPREFDVLVNAPADVTSVEADSPYYGGTVAFFGPPMHGMKHDSTFAVPLSPKLQALMAPASLKGAKGAVKLEIRLAPSTAKDKAPPLLKAATVRRL, from the coding sequence ATGAACTTCACTCGGCGCGATTTCCTTGTCACAACAGCTACCCTCGCTGGCGCTTCGATGCTGCCCTTCCAGAGCGCTCGAGCGCAAACGGCGAAGTACATCCGCTACAACGTGACGAGCGCCAAGGGCAAGGAGATGCTCAAGAGCTACGCCAAGGGCATCCAGGCGATGCTCAAGCTGCCAGCGAGCGATCCGCGCAACTGGTTTCGCAACGCCTTCGTCCACTTCATGGACTGCCCCCACGGCAACTGGTGGTTCTATGTCTGGCACCGAGGCTACGTAGGCTACGTCGAGGAGACGATCCGCTCGCTCAGTGGCGATCCCACCTTCACCTTCCCGTACTGGGACTGGACGGAGTTGCCGCAGATCCCCGACGAGCTGTTCGACAGCGTGCTGACACCGACCGACGCGGCGTACGCGCCCTACACCAAAGACATCGACACCTTCACCTCCTTCATCCAACCGTCGCTGGAGGCCTACTGGAAGCAGCTCAACCCCACGCAGCTCAAGCAGATGGCCGACCGCGGCTACACCCGCTTCGAGCTGCTCTGGGATGGCGTCATCGGCAAAGACCCTAGCACGGGCTCCGTCAACCCAGGCGACGCGGGCTTCGCCACGAATGCCAAGGCGCGCTACCTTACCCGTGACAACTCGAAGCTCGATCTCAAGACGGCGCACGAAGTTTCATGGGAGGTAGTCGGCCCGGGGCTGCTGCCGACCCAGTTCTACAACGATGACGTGACGCTGAGCTTCACCAGCTCCAAGACACCGTCGCACGTCACCATGCCGGGCTCGACCACCCAGTTCTCCGTGCTCGAGGGCCATCCGCACAACAAGGTCCACAATTACATCGGCGGCGTGGGCCCCTGGAACCCGGGCCCCTTCGGCAACATGACCAACTTCCTGTCGCCCGTGGACCCGATCTTCTTCCTGCACCACTCGAACATGGACCGGCTCTGGGACGTCTGGACGCGCAAGCAGCAGCGGCTGGGCTTGAATATCCTCCCGAAGGGCAAGGAACTGGAGCAGTTGTCCAACGATCCGTTCCTGTTCTTCGTCCGCTCGGACGGCACCTTCGTGCTCGACGGCAAGGCCGGCGACTACCTCAGCACCGAGCGGTTCGGATACACCTACGAGGAGCCCGTCACGAATCCGAGAGTGGCACAGTTGGCGGCGACGAAGGCCGAGCCTTCCGCCAAGGCCACGCTCAAGAAGGGCGTCGCCGCCCTCACCCTCCCGGCACCGGTGACGAAGGCGGCGGACGCCAACGCACCCGCGCGACCGGTGGTGGCCACCATCACTGTGGCTCGCCCCACCGATCCATCGAGCCCACGGGAGTTCGACGTGCTGGTCAACGCGCCCGCCGACGTCACCTCGGTGGAGGCCGACAGCCCGTACTATGGCGGCACGGTGGCCTTCTTCGGCCCACCGATGCACGGCATGAAGCACGACTCCACCTTCGCCGTGCCGCTGTCCCCCAAGCTCCAGGCCCTCATGGCCCCCGCCTCGTTGAAGGGAGCCAAGGGCGCGGTGAAGCTGGAGATCCGCCTGGCGCCCAGCACCGCCAAGGACAAGGCCCCGCCGCTCCTCAAGGCCGCCACCGTCCGGAGGCTCTAA
- a CDS encoding glutathione S-transferase family protein has translation MKLYFAPRTRSTRARWLLEELGVPYELLKLDLARQENTTPAYRAVHPLGEVPALVDGEVTLLESLAICLYLADRFPEKLLAPRVGTPERGPYYQWMAFAEVSLEPVVMAFYGHAQLPEEKTASAHLKEELSKHRTRLDALLEVIDVGLGSREFLIGGAFTAADVVMASILHLANTLKLLDGHPHLVEYVKHHTQRPAVRKAVSG, from the coding sequence ATGAAGCTCTACTTTGCCCCCAGAACCCGCTCGACCCGTGCCCGATGGCTGCTGGAGGAGCTCGGCGTACCCTACGAGCTGCTCAAGCTCGACCTCGCTCGACAGGAGAACACCACCCCCGCATACCGGGCGGTGCATCCGCTGGGCGAAGTCCCCGCGTTGGTAGATGGGGAAGTCACGCTGCTCGAATCCCTGGCAATCTGCCTCTATCTGGCCGACCGATTCCCGGAGAAGCTCCTGGCGCCACGGGTGGGGACCCCGGAGCGCGGACCTTATTACCAATGGATGGCCTTCGCCGAGGTGAGCCTCGAGCCCGTAGTAATGGCGTTCTACGGGCACGCGCAATTGCCCGAGGAGAAGACGGCCAGCGCGCACTTGAAGGAAGAACTCTCGAAGCACAGGACTCGCCTCGATGCCCTGCTCGAGGTCATCGACGTGGGCCTCGGCAGCCGTGAATTCCTCATCGGCGGAGCGTTCACCGCCGCCGATGTGGTGATGGCTTCCATCCTCCACTTGGCCAACACGCTGAAGCTGCTCGATGGGCATCCGCATCTGGTGGAGTACGTCAAGCACCACACTCAACGTCCAGCGGTGCGGAAGGCCGTCTCGGGGTGA
- a CDS encoding LysR family transcriptional regulator: MISPADMVLFAAVVREESFTRAARQLGITKQTISERISKLEERLGVRLLERTTRRLRVTGAGATYYERCSAIAAQIDEANSEVQQRQVEPVGLLRVSSPMLYGRRYLTPVVSKYLARYPQARVELVLADRRVHLIEEGLDVAIHIGPLDDSSLVARKLGEGPVHFVASPRFLSKYGTPSARELRSARCIGFSAFETWEAEGVKSRIDPVLTVNDLELACEAAIAGVGIARVPAMLCRDAVRDGRLKILFGPKPAMLRAIHVVYPSRLNLPAKVRLFVDAMATLAEPMLPLNSGPRRRRS; the protein is encoded by the coding sequence ATGATCTCACCAGCGGACATGGTGCTCTTCGCCGCGGTCGTTCGAGAAGAGAGCTTCACCCGGGCGGCGCGCCAGCTCGGCATCACCAAGCAGACCATCAGCGAGCGCATCAGCAAGCTGGAGGAGCGGCTCGGGGTGCGGCTTCTCGAACGAACCACGCGGCGTCTGCGGGTCACCGGGGCCGGAGCGACGTACTACGAGCGCTGCTCCGCCATCGCCGCACAGATCGACGAGGCGAACAGTGAGGTGCAACAGCGGCAGGTGGAGCCCGTCGGCCTGCTGCGGGTCTCCTCGCCGATGCTCTACGGCCGAAGATACCTGACACCCGTGGTTTCGAAGTACCTCGCCCGTTATCCCCAGGCGCGGGTGGAGTTGGTGCTGGCAGACCGGCGTGTCCACCTCATCGAAGAGGGGCTGGATGTCGCGATTCACATCGGCCCGCTCGACGACTCGTCGCTCGTGGCGCGAAAGCTCGGCGAGGGGCCGGTCCATTTCGTGGCGAGCCCGCGCTTCCTGTCGAAGTACGGCACGCCGAGCGCCAGGGAGCTCCGCTCCGCGCGCTGCATTGGCTTCAGTGCGTTCGAGACGTGGGAGGCCGAGGGGGTGAAGTCTCGAATCGATCCGGTCCTGACCGTGAATGATCTCGAACTCGCGTGCGAGGCAGCGATCGCCGGGGTTGGCATTGCGCGCGTCCCGGCCATGCTCTGCCGGGATGCGGTCCGTGACGGCCGGTTGAAGATCCTCTTTGGCCCCAAGCCCGCGATGCTGCGGGCCATCCACGTGGTCTACCCGAGTCGGCTGAATCTTCCGGCCAAGGTCCGGCTCTTCGTGGATGCCATGGCAACGCTGGCCGAGCCCATGCTTCCGCTGAATAGCGGCCCGCGGCGAAGGCGTTCGTGA
- a CDS encoding AMP-binding enzyme, with product MIQQLTEHCTEKMAAYKRPRWIEFVTELPKTATGKIQRFKLRLVA from the coding sequence CTGATCCAGCAGCTCACCGAGCATTGCACGGAGAAGATGGCGGCCTACAAGCGTCCGCGCTGGATCGAGTTCGTCACCGAGCTGCCGAAGACCGCCACGGGGAAGATTCAGCGGTTCAAGCTGCGCCTCGTCGCGTAG
- a CDS encoding AMP-binding protein, translating into MLSTSTGDTQMPPTFRMKMWKLSVHPIPSMVSSPVASFHAYQSAAGRASLADTHSRKDDRSYWEKSFTASTYAELERLSARAAGLLHDAGAAGESACFAWPGTAWRASPWCWSLPAVRCAASGSRVRGGGGPPRLEEAIAAMAPREPVEAVEGTHPACWQYTHGADGTELAVVHSHGGLELVRRERPTLFFGVPTFYAGMLKVPSAAECFDVTSVRAFISAGEALSVSLARRFQETFGSVPVNGLGSTEMFHICIATELVCIAFSLEQAT; encoded by the coding sequence GTGCTCTCGACTTCCACGGGGGACACCCAGATGCCGCCCACCTTCAGGATGAAGATGTGGAAGCTCTCCGTGCACCCAATCCCGTCGATGGTGTCCAGCCCGGTGGCTTCCTTCCACGCGTACCAGAGCGCCGCGGGTAGGGCCTCGCTGGCGGACACGCACAGCCGCAAGGACGACAGGTCGTACTGGGAGAAGTCCTTCACCGCCAGTACCTACGCCGAGTTGGAGCGCCTCTCGGCCCGGGCTGCCGGGCTGCTGCATGACGCGGGGGCCGCCGGGGAGAGTGCGTGTTTTGCCTGGCCGGGGACAGCGTGGAGAGCATCGCCCTGGTGCTGGAGCCTTCCGGCTGTTCGCTGCGCAGCCTCTGGTTCCAGGGTGAGGGGAGGCGGGGGGCCTCCTCGGCTGGAGGAGGCGATTGCCGCCATGGCTCCGCGCGAGCCCGTGGAGGCCGTCGAGGGCACCCATCCCGCGTGCTGGCAGTACACCCACGGGGCGGACGGCACGGAGCTGGCGGTGGTGCACTCCCACGGTGGGCTGGAGCTGGTGCGGCGCGAGCGCCCCACGCTCTTCTTCGGCGTGCCCACTTTCTACGCGGGCATGTTGAAGGTGCCCTCAGCCGCCGAGTGCTTCGATGTCACGAGCGTCCGGGCCTTCATCTCCGCTGGGGAGGCGCTGAGCGTCTCGCTGGCCCGCCGGTTCCAGGAGACCTTCGGCTCGGTGCCCGTCAACGGCCTGGGCTCGACGGAGATGTTCCACATCTGCATCGCCACGGAGCTGGTCTGCATCGCCTTCAGCTTGGAGCAGGCGACGTAG
- a CDS encoding NIF family HAD-type phosphatase — protein MNRIPALSMPLIVSLLSAAPLAGCVAGAEIQRPASPASCPSDPLGDHVLQPLPLWADKYSNSDSPPPPSFAIRRLMERYALTRAQAVELQNHYRDQLRAKPNTEPKQAFDVALERVRSNQFERPLDVEQLRQAKFIVVFDLDETLWSQYNPKTVTVTCFDFTIPEPMAAGTPNVQLVPGWQQAFERIRALGGAVVLFSANLDDPTLARLAQWKFHGTPLTQSPEIAGILTNSHLILQDKAEGPNTGNPVREPSKDLRIFNADNTDKDDKVSDKVIIVDDNPTRLFNDQLTHARVIKKFEAKHYCASPGDALLRKAFDDSLAEVVREIEESVQYMEKQPPAKRSFAKAFLPYSWLGQPTVRFLMDNGGLDRAKAIDAVRSNPAIVDSKF, from the coding sequence GTGAACCGGATCCCCGCGCTGTCGATGCCGCTGATCGTTTCCCTCCTGTCTGCCGCTCCGCTCGCTGGCTGCGTGGCAGGGGCAGAAATCCAACGGCCCGCGTCCCCTGCGTCCTGTCCCTCCGATCCGCTCGGAGATCACGTCTTGCAGCCGCTGCCGCTGTGGGCCGACAAGTACTCCAACTCCGACAGTCCTCCTCCGCCGTCCTTCGCTATCCGCCGGCTCATGGAGCGCTACGCTCTCACCCGAGCTCAGGCCGTCGAACTGCAGAACCACTACCGGGACCAACTGCGCGCCAAGCCCAACACCGAGCCGAAGCAGGCCTTCGACGTGGCCCTGGAGCGGGTGCGCAGCAACCAGTTCGAGCGCCCCCTGGATGTGGAGCAGCTCCGCCAAGCGAAGTTCATCGTCGTGTTCGACCTGGATGAGACGCTCTGGAGCCAGTACAACCCCAAAACGGTGACCGTCACCTGCTTCGATTTCACCATTCCGGAGCCTATGGCCGCCGGCACGCCGAACGTGCAGCTCGTCCCCGGCTGGCAGCAGGCTTTCGAGCGCATCCGGGCGCTGGGCGGCGCTGTGGTCCTCTTCTCCGCCAACCTGGACGATCCCACCCTCGCGCGGCTGGCCCAGTGGAAGTTCCACGGCACCCCGCTCACCCAGTCTCCCGAGATTGCCGGCATCCTCACCAACAGCCACCTCATCCTGCAGGACAAGGCCGAGGGGCCGAACACGGGCAACCCCGTCCGAGAGCCATCCAAGGATCTGCGCATCTTCAATGCCGACAATACAGACAAGGACGACAAGGTCTCGGATAAAGTAATCATCGTCGACGACAACCCGACGCGCCTCTTCAACGATCAGCTGACCCATGCCCGCGTCATCAAGAAGTTCGAGGCCAAGCACTACTGCGCCTCTCCTGGGGATGCGCTGCTGCGCAAGGCCTTCGATGACTCGCTGGCGGAGGTGGTGCGAGAGATCGAAGAGTCGGTCCAATACATGGAGAAGCAGCCACCGGCGAAGCGCAGCTTCGCAAAGGCCTTCCTGCCCTATTCGTGGCTGGGACAGCCCACCGTGCGCTTCCTCATGGACAACGGCGGTCTGGATCGCGCGAAGGCCATCGACGCCGTGCGCAGCAACCCTGCGATCGTCGATTCGAAGTTCTAG
- a CDS encoding nuclear transport factor 2 family protein, with the protein MEHKRFFDEMFTRVDALDAPGFASFFTEGGVFRFGNNEPVTGRGPIEDFIAGFFSAIGGISHQFQNCWTLEDRAFANGLVTYVRKDGSKLTVPWATISRFEGGKLAEYNAYVDASKLFNP; encoded by the coding sequence ATGGAGCACAAGCGATTCTTCGACGAGATGTTCACGCGCGTGGATGCGCTCGACGCCCCCGGCTTCGCGTCGTTCTTCACCGAGGGGGGCGTCTTCCGTTTCGGGAACAACGAGCCGGTCACCGGCCGCGGCCCCATCGAGGACTTCATTGCCGGGTTCTTCTCGGCCATCGGCGGCATCAGTCACCAGTTCCAGAACTGCTGGACGCTGGAGGACCGCGCCTTCGCCAACGGGCTGGTGACCTACGTGCGCAAGGATGGGAGCAAGCTCACAGTGCCGTGGGCGACCATCTCCCGCTTCGAAGGCGGCAAGCTGGCCGAGTACAACGCGTACGTCGACGCGTCAAAGCTCTTCAACCCGTAA
- a CDS encoding endonuclease/exonuclease/phosphatase family protein, whose protein sequence is MLKLLSSAVLSLLVSLWTEALAVTTTTVATHNTLHGSANVQPLADIIGWQEVDTDAGHSKLGALEFYDHHRPGEGRLDARNSIAISWRKNKYEKTGDGSRLTHGGEAGVTPARFVNWVVLKNKDTGAKLAFINTHYISGAWNGEHPERQERWQTHNAVVREVVADLLSRGLPVVLVGDFNRPLSQDIPGMNHLRTAGVDGVPIDQIYVSRGIGTGPAERLEKYGSDHFAYTATVQY, encoded by the coding sequence ATGCTCAAGCTCTTGTCCTCGGCCGTCCTCAGCCTGCTCGTCTCCCTATGGACGGAGGCGCTCGCGGTCACGACGACCACCGTCGCGACCCACAACACCCTTCACGGGAGCGCGAACGTCCAGCCGCTCGCGGACATCATCGGCTGGCAGGAGGTGGATACCGACGCGGGTCATTCCAAGCTCGGCGCGCTCGAGTTCTACGACCACCACCGTCCTGGCGAGGGTCGGCTCGATGCCCGCAACTCCATCGCCATCTCGTGGCGCAAGAACAAGTACGAGAAGACGGGAGACGGCTCCCGGCTCACGCATGGAGGGGAGGCTGGGGTGACGCCCGCGCGCTTCGTGAACTGGGTGGTGCTGAAGAACAAGGACACCGGCGCGAAGCTGGCGTTCATCAACACCCATTACATTTCCGGCGCTTGGAACGGTGAGCACCCCGAGCGCCAGGAGCGCTGGCAGACGCACAACGCCGTGGTGCGCGAGGTCGTCGCGGATCTGCTCTCGCGGGGGCTGCCCGTGGTCCTGGTGGGCGACTTCAACCGTCCGCTCTCGCAGGACATCCCGGGGATGAACCACCTGCGGACGGCGGGGGTCGACGGCGTGCCCATCGATCAGATCTACGTTAGCCGTGGCATCGGTACCGGTCCTGCCGAACGCCTGGAGAAGTACGGCTCCGACCACTTCGCCTACACCGCGACCGTCCAGTACTGA